A stretch of Pseudomonas sp. 7SR1 DNA encodes these proteins:
- the hrpB gene encoding ATP-dependent helicase HrpB → MIFLPIDEVLPALRQALASRHEAVLEAPPGAGKTTRVPLALLNEPWLAGQTILMLEPRRLAARAAAERLASELGEKVGETVGYRIRLDSKVGPKTRIEVVTEGILTRRLQDDPALEGVGLLIFDEFHERSLDADLALALSLNGRELFREEQPLKILLMSATLEGERLAGLLDSAPILRSQGRMFPVTVRWGRPFQPGEFIEPRLVQTVLQALHDETGSVLVFLPGQAEIRRVHQQLADALGESGDVLLCPLHGELDLAAQRAAIDPAPAGRRKVVLATNIAETSLTIDGVRVVIDAGLARVPRFDPGSGMTRLDTQRISRASATQRAGRAGRLEPGVCYRLWSEDQHEQLAAYGSAEILSADLAGLALQLGRWGVAPQQLVWLDVPPAAAYAQAQDLLQRLGALEGEQLTRHGQAMAELPAHPRIAHLLLRGQALGLAEMACNVAALLGERDILRGAGADLHSRLALLSGEERAARGAQGGVQRARQLARQYRGYLRGKAEEAVADPDHPRWLGALLALAYPDRVAQQRRPGGAEYRLANGRAALFAEADSLMKQPWLVIADLGSRQGQREERIYLATDFDPTLFDSVLAEQVRTVDQLDWDEREGVLRAERQRKVGELVLSREPLTGLDESARSQALVNLVRRKGLELLPWTPELRQWQARVALLRRLDLDAKGESEWPDVSDRALLDSLEHWLMPYLGRVSRLSHFANLDLSSIVHNLLPWPLPQRLDEQAPHHLSVPSGSSIRLDYSEHPPILAVRLQELFGLADTPRIAGGRQVVKLHLLSPARRPVQVTQDLANFWRSTYVEVKKDLKGRYPKHYWPDDPLVAEATARVKPRK, encoded by the coding sequence ATGATTTTTTTGCCGATTGATGAAGTTTTACCCGCCCTGCGCCAAGCCTTGGCATCGCGCCACGAAGCCGTGCTCGAAGCACCGCCCGGTGCCGGTAAAACCACCCGCGTTCCCCTGGCCTTGCTGAACGAGCCCTGGCTGGCCGGACAGACCATCCTGATGCTCGAACCCCGGCGCCTGGCGGCCCGGGCGGCGGCCGAGCGGCTGGCCAGCGAACTGGGGGAAAAGGTCGGTGAAACGGTGGGCTACCGGATTCGCCTGGACAGCAAGGTAGGCCCGAAAACCCGTATCGAAGTGGTCACCGAAGGCATCCTCACCCGCCGCCTGCAGGACGATCCGGCGCTGGAAGGCGTGGGCTTGCTGATTTTCGATGAGTTTCATGAACGCAGCCTCGATGCCGACCTGGCCCTGGCCTTGAGCCTCAACGGCCGGGAGCTGTTTCGCGAAGAGCAGCCGCTGAAGATCCTGCTGATGTCCGCCACCCTCGAAGGCGAGCGCCTGGCCGGGCTGCTGGATAGCGCGCCGATCCTGCGCAGCCAGGGGCGGATGTTTCCCGTGACGGTGCGTTGGGGCCGTCCGTTCCAGCCCGGCGAATTCATCGAGCCGCGGCTGGTGCAGACAGTGCTGCAAGCCCTGCACGATGAAACGGGCAGCGTGCTGGTGTTTTTGCCTGGGCAAGCGGAGATCCGCCGCGTCCATCAGCAATTGGCCGATGCCTTGGGCGAGAGCGGCGATGTGCTGCTGTGCCCGCTGCATGGCGAATTGGACCTGGCGGCCCAGCGCGCCGCCATCGACCCCGCGCCAGCGGGCCGACGCAAAGTGGTGCTGGCCACCAATATCGCGGAAACCAGCCTGACCATCGACGGCGTGCGGGTGGTGATCGATGCCGGACTGGCCCGAGTGCCACGTTTCGACCCGGGCAGCGGCATGACCCGCCTCGACACCCAGCGTATCTCCCGGGCCAGCGCCACCCAGCGGGCCGGTCGCGCCGGGCGGCTGGAGCCGGGGGTGTGCTACCGCTTGTGGTCCGAGGACCAGCACGAACAACTGGCGGCCTACGGCAGCGCCGAGATTCTTTCGGCGGATCTGGCCGGGCTGGCCTTGCAATTGGGACGCTGGGGCGTGGCGCCGCAACAGCTGGTCTGGCTCGACGTCCCGCCTGCCGCCGCATACGCCCAGGCCCAGGACCTGCTGCAACGCCTGGGCGCCCTGGAAGGCGAGCAACTGACGCGCCATGGCCAGGCCATGGCCGAGTTGCCGGCCCATCCACGCATTGCCCATCTGCTGCTGCGCGGCCAGGCCTTGGGGCTGGCGGAGATGGCGTGCAACGTCGCGGCGCTGTTGGGTGAGCGAGACATTCTCCGGGGCGCCGGCGCCGACCTGCACAGTCGCCTGGCCCTGTTGTCCGGCGAAGAGCGTGCGGCACGCGGCGCCCAGGGCGGGGTGCAACGGGCGCGGCAACTGGCCCGGCAATATCGCGGCTATCTGCGGGGCAAGGCCGAAGAGGCCGTAGCCGACCCCGATCATCCGCGCTGGCTCGGTGCGCTGCTGGCGTTGGCCTATCCGGATCGCGTCGCCCAGCAGCGGCGGCCCGGTGGTGCGGAATATCGCCTGGCCAACGGCCGTGCCGCGCTGTTTGCCGAGGCTGACAGCCTGATGAAGCAACCGTGGCTGGTGATCGCCGACCTCGGCAGCCGCCAGGGCCAGCGGGAGGAGCGCATCTATCTGGCGACGGATTTCGACCCGACGCTGTTCGATTCGGTGCTGGCCGAGCAGGTTCGCACGGTGGATCAACTGGACTGGGATGAACGCGAAGGCGTGTTGCGGGCCGAGCGCCAGCGCAAGGTCGGTGAGCTGGTCCTCAGCCGCGAACCGCTGACCGGCCTGGACGAATCGGCGCGCAGCCAGGCGCTGGTGAACCTGGTTCGGCGCAAGGGCCTGGAGCTGCTGCCCTGGACCCCGGAGCTGCGACAATGGCAGGCGCGGGTTGCGCTGCTGCGTCGGCTCGACCTGGACGCCAAGGGCGAAAGCGAATGGCCCGATGTCAGCGACCGGGCGTTGCTGGACAGCCTCGAACACTGGTTGATGCCCTATCTGGGGCGAGTCTCGCGCCTCAGTCATTTCGCCAACCTGGATTTGTCCAGCATCGTTCACAACCTGCTGCCCTGGCCATTGCCGCAGCGCCTGGACGAGCAGGCTCCCCATCACTTGAGCGTGCCCTCGGGCTCGTCGATTCGCCTGGACTACAGTGAGCATCCACCCATCCTGGCGGTGCGCTTGCAGGAGCTCTTCGGCCTGGCCGATACCCCGCGCATCGCCGGCGGACGCCAGGTGGTCAAGCTGCACCTGCTGTCGCCGGCACGGCGGCCGGTGCAGGTGACCCAGGACCTGGCCAACTTCTGGCGCAGCACCTATGTCGAAGTGAAGAAGGACTTGAAGGGGCGCTACCCCAAGCATTACTGGCCGGATGATCCGTTGGTGGCCGAAGCAACGGCACGGGTCAAGCCGCGCAAGTGA
- a CDS encoding endonuclease/exonuclease/phosphatase family protein — translation MTRLLRYTLLGLLSILCLAALSIYSLTWRPQDRETLPVSCTANAAPLMPGQALKVMTWNVQFLAGKRYVFWNDLARGDDESPTLEDMAFSLDEVARVIRDEQPDIVLLQELDNGAKASDYQNQFKLLQERLADLYPCSTSAFDWKADFIPNPRIFGSVGRQLATLSRYRIDHAERVQLPVANANVVSRQFQPKNALLMSYLPLNGGGQLAVLNTHLERADESDETLPKQVAAVARALDRLESAGTPWMIGGDFNLLPLGQYLRLPVEQRTPYSADSSLHLLWDKYPMIPTNNEASGIDRKHWLTHYPNDPGLNGPDRTVDYLFYSPQIKRVAARVRQDDTLRISDHLPVIARFLLPASP, via the coding sequence ATGACCCGTTTACTGCGCTACACCCTGCTGGGCCTGCTGTCGATCCTCTGCCTGGCCGCCCTGTCGATCTACAGCCTGACCTGGCGTCCGCAGGACCGGGAAACCCTGCCGGTCAGCTGCACTGCCAATGCGGCGCCGCTGATGCCCGGCCAGGCCTTGAAGGTGATGACCTGGAACGTCCAGTTCCTGGCGGGCAAACGCTATGTGTTCTGGAACGACCTGGCCCGGGGCGACGATGAAAGCCCGACCCTGGAAGACATGGCCTTCAGCCTCGATGAAGTGGCACGTGTCATCCGCGACGAGCAGCCGGACATTGTCCTGCTCCAGGAGCTGGACAACGGCGCCAAGGCCAGCGACTACCAGAACCAGTTCAAGTTGCTGCAAGAGCGGCTCGCCGATCTCTATCCATGCAGCACCAGCGCCTTCGACTGGAAAGCCGACTTCATCCCCAACCCGCGGATCTTCGGCAGCGTCGGCCGGCAACTGGCGACGCTCAGTCGCTACCGCATCGACCACGCCGAACGGGTGCAACTGCCCGTTGCCAACGCCAATGTCGTCAGCCGCCAGTTCCAACCCAAAAATGCCTTGCTCATGAGCTACCTGCCACTCAACGGTGGCGGTCAGTTGGCAGTGCTCAACACCCATCTGGAACGGGCTGACGAGTCGGATGAAACCCTGCCCAAGCAGGTCGCGGCCGTGGCCAGGGCCCTGGACAGGCTCGAATCGGCAGGCACGCCCTGGATGATCGGCGGCGACTTCAACCTCCTGCCCCTGGGCCAGTACCTGCGCCTGCCGGTCGAACAACGCACGCCCTATTCCGCAGACAGCTCGCTGCATCTGCTATGGGACAAATACCCGATGATTCCCACCAACAACGAGGCCAGCGGCATCGACCGCAAGCACTGGCTGACCCACTATCCGAACGACCCCGGCCTCAACGGCCCCGACCGCACCGTCGACTACCTGTTCTACAGCCCGCAGATCAAGCGGGTCGCAGCCAGGGTGCGGCAGGACGATACCTTGCGCATTTCCGACCATCTGCCGGTGATTGCACGGTTCCTGCTGCCGGCATCGCCTTGA
- a CDS encoding YciC family protein has protein sequence MNPLDVLRDSLYFFKRHLGRIAGLCLPLVILEAVLQQGVDSAVGPDGFPGYSLIVGLLVYPLYTAALILFLDARSRGESPRARDLLAAALTLWPRFAVLTALNTLLILLGISLYLLPGLWLMVTLAFSEYLLVLRGLAPLAAMKQSLRMSRGRFWRILLCILGVMGPLWLLKGASVSVYPPPQNPWVTLLIDSVHSFLQLFTSVVLFRMFMLIEEKTDNS, from the coding sequence ATGAATCCGTTAGACGTGCTGCGCGACTCCCTGTATTTCTTCAAGCGCCATCTGGGCCGGATTGCCGGCTTGTGCCTGCCCCTGGTGATACTCGAAGCCGTGCTGCAGCAAGGCGTGGACAGCGCCGTCGGTCCCGACGGATTTCCTGGCTACAGCCTGATCGTCGGGCTGCTGGTATATCCGCTGTACACCGCTGCACTGATCCTGTTTCTCGATGCACGCAGCCGCGGCGAATCGCCCCGCGCCCGTGACCTCCTGGCCGCCGCCCTCACCCTGTGGCCACGCTTCGCCGTGCTGACAGCCCTCAACACGCTGCTGATCCTGCTGGGTATCTCGCTGTACCTGCTGCCGGGCCTGTGGCTGATGGTGACGCTGGCATTCAGCGAATACCTGCTGGTGCTCAGGGGCCTGGCGCCCCTGGCGGCGATGAAGCAAAGCCTGCGCATGAGCCGCGGTCGCTTCTGGCGGATCCTGTTGTGCATTCTTGGCGTGATGGGCCCGCTGTGGCTGCTCAAGGGGGCCAGCGTCTCGGTGTATCCGCCACCGCAGAACCCCTGGGTCACCTTGCTGATCGACAGCGTCCATAGCTTCCTGCAGCTGTTCACCAGTGTGGTGCTGTTCCGGATGTTCATGCTGATCGAAGAAAAAACCGACAACTCGTGA
- a CDS encoding DUF2076 domain-containing protein: protein MNSEEQTLIDGLFSRLQQAEKDSAPRDAQAEARIKEHMVNQPAAGYFMAQAILVQEAAIKRLDEQNRQLAQQVEQLQADLQNARNQGAAPSGGGGFLSSIFGGNRDSRPAPAPAPVAPASGGWREPARPSFNSAPAQQGFGTPAAGYGAPQQQAPATSSFLGGALKTAAGVAGGVMLAQGISSLFHNSQQPQEIVEILQQEPAQPVNDTGGGDSGWGDEQRVADNQSWGSDQDGFSDADYSDDSSFFGDDDSFV, encoded by the coding sequence ATGAACAGCGAAGAACAAACCCTGATCGATGGACTGTTTTCACGGCTGCAACAGGCCGAAAAGGACTCAGCCCCGCGCGATGCCCAGGCCGAGGCGCGGATCAAGGAGCATATGGTCAACCAGCCGGCGGCGGGCTATTTCATGGCCCAGGCGATCCTGGTGCAGGAGGCGGCGATCAAGCGCCTCGACGAACAGAATCGGCAGCTCGCCCAGCAGGTGGAACAATTGCAGGCCGACCTGCAAAATGCCCGCAACCAGGGCGCGGCGCCCAGCGGCGGTGGTGGCTTTCTCTCGAGCATTTTCGGCGGCAACCGCGATTCCCGGCCGGCTCCGGCTCCGGCTCCGGTCGCTCCGGCTTCCGGCGGCTGGCGCGAACCTGCGCGCCCGTCCTTCAATAGCGCCCCGGCCCAACAGGGCTTCGGCACGCCTGCGGCTGGCTACGGCGCGCCGCAGCAGCAGGCCCCGGCGACGAGCAGCTTCCTGGGCGGCGCCCTGAAAACCGCGGCGGGCGTGGCCGGTGGCGTGATGTTGGCACAGGGCATCAGCAGCCTTTTCCATAACAGCCAGCAGCCTCAGGAAATCGTCGAGATTCTCCAGCAAGAGCCGGCCCAGCCGGTCAATGACACCGGTGGCGGCGACAGCGGCTGGGGCGACGAGCAGCGCGTCGCCGACAACCAGAGCTGGGGCAGTGACCAGGACGGTTTCAGCGACGCGGACTACAGCGACGATTCGTCTTTCTTCGGCGACGACGATTCCTTCGTCTGA
- a CDS encoding LabA-like NYN domain-containing protein, whose product MKKIAVFADVQNLYYTVRQAYGCHFNYAALWADVSRQGQIVEAYAYAIDRGDSKQQQFQQILRNLGFTVKLKPYIQRSDGSAKGDWDVGITLDIMDAADHVDEVVLASGDGDFDMLLERIIRKHGVQAVAYGVPGLTANSLIRAASRYVPIEGALLLKN is encoded by the coding sequence GTGAAAAAAATCGCTGTGTTCGCCGATGTCCAGAACCTCTATTACACCGTCCGCCAGGCCTATGGCTGCCATTTCAACTATGCGGCCTTGTGGGCCGATGTCAGCAGGCAAGGTCAGATCGTCGAGGCCTATGCCTATGCCATCGACCGCGGTGACAGCAAGCAGCAGCAATTCCAGCAGATCCTGCGCAACCTGGGGTTCACCGTGAAACTCAAGCCCTACATCCAGCGCAGCGATGGTTCGGCCAAGGGCGACTGGGACGTGGGCATCACGCTCGACATCATGGACGCCGCCGACCACGTCGACGAAGTGGTGCTGGCTTCCGGTGACGGCGATTTCGACATGCTGCTCGAACGCATCATCCGCAAGCACGGCGTCCAGGCCGTGGCCTATGGCGTACCGGGGTTGACGGCCAACTCGTTGATCCGCGCCGCCAGTCGCTACGTGCCCATCGAAGGCGCGTTGCTGCTCAAGAATTGA
- a CDS encoding 3'-5' exonuclease — protein MERIAVIDFETTGITPSSSCRATEIAVVILEQGRIVDRYQSLMNAGVRVPAFIEQLTGISNAMLRSAPPAERVMNEVNEFVGITPLLAHNAAFDQKFWDFELGRIKRTRLQNFACSLLLARRLMPTAPNHKLGTLNAFAGLPHTGQAHRAMADAEMAANLTAHLASELRQKHGLRELSHDLLCSLQKVPAAKINDHLKRHRGF, from the coding sequence TTGGAACGCATCGCAGTCATCGACTTTGAAACCACCGGTATCACCCCCAGCAGCAGTTGCCGGGCCACCGAGATCGCCGTGGTGATTCTCGAACAGGGCCGCATCGTCGACCGCTACCAGAGCCTGATGAATGCCGGTGTGCGGGTGCCCGCGTTCATCGAACAACTGACCGGCATCAGCAATGCCATGCTGCGCAGCGCGCCGCCGGCCGAGCGGGTGATGAACGAGGTCAACGAGTTCGTCGGCATCACGCCGCTGCTGGCCCATAACGCCGCGTTCGACCAGAAATTCTGGGATTTCGAATTGGGGCGGATCAAACGCACCCGCCTGCAGAACTTCGCCTGTTCGCTGTTGCTGGCCCGGCGCCTGATGCCGACGGCGCCGAACCACAAGCTGGGTACGCTCAACGCCTTCGCCGGCCTGCCCCATACCGGCCAGGCCCACCGGGCCATGGCCGACGCCGAAATGGCCGCCAACCTCACCGCGCACCTGGCCTCGGAGTTGCGGCAAAAGCATGGGTTGCGGGAGTTGTCCCATGATTTGCTGTGCAGCTTGCAGAAAGTGCCGGCGGCGAAGATCAACGATCATCTCAAGCGCCATCGCGGCTTTTAG
- a CDS encoding Lrp/AsnC family transcriptional regulator — MDKYDRMLLGALLENGRASYAELARKVNLSAPAVAERVSKLEASGVITGYQAKVDMAKIGLPVQCVIELRMNQHGKQSTYDELCKIPQLTECHRVTGDPCVIMQAAVGSMPELEELINRIAKFGFSKTSIVLSSAIEKRVPLGHLEGNGK; from the coding sequence GTGGATAAATACGACCGCATGCTCCTTGGCGCCTTGTTGGAAAACGGTCGTGCGTCCTACGCCGAACTGGCCCGCAAAGTGAACCTGTCAGCCCCGGCCGTGGCCGAACGGGTCAGCAAACTGGAGGCCAGCGGCGTGATCACCGGCTACCAGGCCAAGGTGGACATGGCCAAGATCGGCCTGCCGGTGCAATGCGTCATCGAACTGCGCATGAACCAGCACGGCAAGCAATCGACCTACGACGAGCTGTGCAAGATCCCACAACTGACCGAATGCCACCGGGTGACCGGCGATCCATGCGTCATCATGCAAGCGGCGGTCGGCTCCATGCCGGAACTGGAAGAGCTGATCAACCGTATCGCCAAGTTCGGCTTCAGCAAGACTTCGATCGTGCTGTCCAGTGCCATTGAAAAGCGCGTGCCGTTGGGGCACCTGGAAGGCAATGGGAAATGA
- the yedA gene encoding drug/metabolite exporter YedA: MPGTRRFSLPLIAAFFALYVIWGSTYLVIRIGVEHWPPLLLAGIRFVLAGSMMYGFLRWRGAPAPTWAQWKAGAIIGVLLLSFGNGAVSVAEHTGVASGVAALAVATVPLFTLLCGYFWGARNTRLEWAGIVLGLIGIAMLNLGSNLQSSPLGATLLVFAAASWAFGSVLSKHLPLPAGAMASAVEMLVGGVVLLIGSVASGEHLDRMPPLEGWFALAYLTCFGSIIAFNAYMYLLKHVRPAAATSYAYVNPAVAVLLGIVFAGESIGIEETVAMLVIISAVVLIGLPQWRKPKPAA, from the coding sequence ATGCCTGGCACACGCCGTTTTTCCCTGCCGTTGATCGCAGCCTTCTTCGCCTTGTACGTCATCTGGGGTTCTACCTACCTGGTGATTCGCATCGGCGTCGAGCACTGGCCGCCATTGCTGCTGGCCGGGATTCGCTTCGTGCTTGCCGGGTCAATGATGTACGGCTTCTTGCGTTGGCGCGGTGCGCCGGCGCCGACCTGGGCGCAATGGAAGGCGGGGGCCATCATCGGTGTGCTGTTGCTGAGCTTCGGCAACGGCGCGGTGAGCGTCGCGGAACATACCGGCGTGGCCTCTGGTGTAGCGGCGTTGGCCGTGGCGACGGTGCCGCTGTTTACCTTGCTCTGCGGCTATTTCTGGGGCGCTCGTAATACGCGTCTGGAGTGGGCGGGGATTGTGCTGGGGCTGATCGGCATCGCGATGCTCAACCTGGGGTCCAACCTGCAATCGAGTCCCCTGGGCGCGACGTTACTGGTATTCGCGGCAGCATCCTGGGCTTTCGGCTCGGTGCTGAGCAAGCACCTGCCACTGCCGGCAGGGGCAATGGCCAGTGCCGTGGAGATGCTGGTGGGCGGCGTGGTGCTGTTGATCGGCAGTGTCGCCAGTGGCGAACACCTGGACCGCATGCCTCCCCTGGAAGGCTGGTTCGCCCTGGCGTACCTGACCTGTTTCGGCTCGATCATCGCCTTCAATGCCTACATGTATCTGCTCAAGCACGTGCGTCCGGCGGCGGCCACCAGTTATGCCTACGTCAACCCGGCGGTGGCGGTGCTGCTGGGAATCGTGTTTGCCGGTGAAAGCATTGGCATCGAAGAGACCGTGGCGATGCTGGTGATCATCAGTGCCGTGGTGTTGATTGGGCTTCCCCAGTGGCGCAAGCCCAAGCCAGCAGCCTGA
- a CDS encoding DEAD/DEAH box helicase, which produces MTFATLGLIEPLLRALETLGYQTPTPVQAQAMPAVLAGRDLMAAAQTGTGKTAGFAVPLLQLLTTEGPKVASNSVRALILVPTRELAEQVHESVRQYAQHLPLSTYAVYGGVSINPQMMKLRRGVDLLVATPGRLLDLFRQNALKFNQLQTLVLDEADRMLDLGFSEELANIYKALPKKRQTLLFSATFSDAIRLLAGQMLNDPLSIEVSPRNVAANTVKQWVVTVDKKRKPELFVHLMRKNKWKQVLVFAKTRNGVDALVEKLQGLGVNADGIHGDKPQATRQRALDRFKLGEIQILVATDVAARGLDIEDLPLVVNFDLPIVAEDYIHRIGRTGRAGSTGEAISLVCADEVNLLSAIEMLTRQALSRRMEPDFEPEHRVPDTDASGQVIKKPKKPKKPKASGGGGKRNLGKWVDSGDSAPVEPSIKPVRKVPVFNTGPRKRKP; this is translated from the coding sequence ATGACTTTCGCCACCCTTGGCCTGATCGAACCCTTGCTGCGCGCCCTCGAGACGCTCGGTTACCAGACCCCGACCCCGGTGCAGGCCCAGGCCATGCCGGCCGTGCTGGCCGGACGCGACCTGATGGCCGCGGCCCAGACCGGCACCGGCAAGACTGCCGGGTTCGCAGTGCCCTTGTTGCAGTTGCTGACCACTGAGGGGCCGAAAGTCGCTTCCAATTCCGTGCGCGCACTGATCCTGGTGCCGACCCGTGAATTGGCCGAGCAGGTTCACGAAAGCGTTCGCCAGTACGCCCAGCACCTGCCGCTGAGCACCTACGCGGTGTACGGCGGCGTGAGCATCAACCCGCAGATGATGAAGCTGCGCCGGGGCGTCGACCTGCTGGTCGCCACGCCGGGTCGCCTGCTCGACCTGTTCCGGCAGAACGCGCTGAAGTTCAACCAGTTGCAGACCCTGGTGCTGGACGAGGCCGATCGCATGCTGGACCTGGGGTTTTCCGAGGAACTGGCAAATATCTACAAGGCATTGCCGAAAAAGCGCCAGACGCTGCTGTTCTCGGCCACGTTCTCCGATGCGATCCGCCTGCTGGCCGGGCAGATGCTCAACGATCCGCTGAGCATCGAAGTCAGTCCGCGCAACGTGGCCGCCAATACCGTCAAGCAATGGGTGGTGACGGTGGACAAGAAGCGCAAGCCGGAACTGTTCGTGCACCTGATGCGCAAGAACAAGTGGAAACAGGTGCTGGTGTTCGCCAAGACCCGCAACGGGGTCGATGCGTTGGTGGAGAAACTCCAGGGCCTGGGCGTCAACGCCGATGGCATCCACGGCGACAAGCCCCAGGCTACCCGGCAACGGGCGCTGGACCGTTTCAAGCTGGGCGAGATCCAGATCCTGGTGGCCACGGACGTGGCGGCCCGTGGACTGGATATCGAAGACCTGCCGCTGGTGGTGAACTTCGACCTGCCCATCGTTGCCGAGGACTACATCCACCGTATCGGCCGTACCGGCCGGGCGGGCTCCACCGGGGAAGCGATTTCCCTGGTGTGCGCCGATGAGGTGAATCTGTTGTCGGCCATCGAGATGCTGACACGCCAGGCCTTGTCGCGCCGGATGGAGCCGGATTTCGAGCCTGAGCACCGGGTGCCGGATACCGATGCCAGTGGCCAGGTCATCAAGAAGCCGAAAAAGCCGAAGAAACCGAAGGCCTCGGGCGGCGGTGGCAAGCGCAACCTGGGCAAGTGGGTCGACAGCGGCGACTCGGCGCCTGTGGAGCCGTCGATCAAGCCAGTGCGAAAAGTGCCGGTGTTCAATACCGGGCCGCGTAAGCGCAAGCCTTGA
- a CDS encoding TIGR03862 family flavoprotein: MTQAPQSDTPNIAIIGGGPAGLMAAEVLSQAGVRVDLYDGMPSVGRKFLLAGVGGMNITHSEAFPAFLSRYAERAPNLAPLLRAFGADELCRWIHGLGIDTFVGSSGRVFPTDMKAAPLLRAWLKRLRDAGVMIHTRHRWLGWNPDGSLRVTAPDGEKTLLPDATLLALGGGSWSRLGSDGAWMLPLEQRGVTLAPLQPSNCGFDVQAWSDLMISKFAGAPLKNIAIGLNDDLPRLGECVITATGIEGSLIYALSAPIREAINQHGSATLHLDLLPGRPVDKIQQALSKPRGSRSMAKHLHSQLGIDGLKAALLRELTPAECFADPARLAQAIKALPVTLVKPRPLDEAISSAGGVAFEALDERLMLKRIPGVFCAGEMLDWEAPTGGYLLTACFASGRAAGLGILEWLQRKN, translated from the coding sequence ATGACCCAAGCCCCCCAATCCGACACACCCAACATTGCCATCATCGGCGGTGGCCCCGCCGGCCTGATGGCGGCCGAGGTGTTGAGCCAGGCCGGCGTCCGGGTCGACCTGTACGACGGCATGCCCTCGGTGGGCAGGAAGTTCCTGCTAGCCGGTGTCGGCGGTATGAACATCACCCACTCGGAAGCTTTCCCGGCCTTTCTGTCCCGCTACGCCGAACGCGCGCCGAACCTTGCCCCCTTGCTGCGGGCCTTCGGGGCCGATGAGCTGTGCAGGTGGATCCACGGCCTGGGCATCGACACCTTCGTCGGCAGCTCGGGCCGTGTGTTTCCCACCGACATGAAGGCTGCCCCCCTGTTGCGCGCCTGGCTCAAGCGCCTGCGCGATGCCGGGGTGATGATTCATACCCGCCATCGCTGGCTGGGCTGGAACCCCGACGGCAGCCTGCGCGTAACCGCCCCGGACGGCGAAAAGACCCTCTTGCCCGATGCGACACTGCTGGCGTTGGGCGGTGGCAGTTGGTCGCGCCTGGGCTCCGATGGCGCCTGGATGCTGCCCCTGGAACAGCGCGGTGTCACCCTTGCGCCACTGCAACCGAGCAATTGCGGATTCGACGTGCAGGCCTGGAGCGATCTGATGATCAGCAAATTCGCCGGCGCTCCGCTGAAAAACATCGCCATCGGTTTGAACGACGATCTACCGCGCCTCGGCGAATGCGTGATCACCGCCACCGGCATCGAAGGCAGCCTGATCTATGCCCTGTCGGCACCGATTCGCGAAGCGATCAACCAACACGGCAGCGCGACCCTTCATCTGGACCTGTTGCCGGGCCGACCTGTGGATAAGATCCAGCAGGCCCTGAGCAAACCTCGCGGTTCACGCTCGATGGCCAAGCACTTGCACAGTCAGTTGGGGATCGACGGGCTCAAGGCCGCGCTGTTGCGCGAACTTACGCCCGCCGAATGCTTCGCTGACCCGGCACGCCTGGCCCAGGCCATCAAGGCTCTGCCCGTCACCCTGGTAAAACCCCGTCCACTGGACGAGGCCATCAGCAGTGCCGGTGGCGTGGCATTCGAAGCCCTGGACGAACGCCTGATGCTCAAGCGGATACCCGGTGTGTTCTGCGCCGGGGAAATGCTCGACTGGGAAGCGCCGACCGGCGGCTACTTGCTGACGGCCTGTTTTGCCAGCGGCCGGGCAGCGGGGTTGGGGATATTGGAGTGGCTACAGCGCAAGAATTGA